DNA from Sulfodiicoccus acidiphilus:
CCTGTTCGACAATTCTTGGAGAAGTGTGTTGCCGTACTTGGACAGCTTGAGTTTGTCTCTCAGCGTCGCCAACTGCGCGTCGTTCAGAGTGTGAAGCCCCCTCATGGCGTTGAGGTGGTTAATGACTGTCATCACGGCCCAGAACTTCCTTATGCCCCGGAGCTCTTCACCCGCCACTTTGACCTGGTTCCTGTAGAGGAAGACAGCGCTGACGATTTCGTGCAACTTGAAGGAGCTCCTCTGAGAACCACATCCGTCATCGAACTGAGACTGAAAACCCTCTCCTGCTTTCCCCACGTCGTGAAGGACAGTCAGGATAGCGGTGAGTTCGTGTGTCCACCACTTGTCGACCGGCGCCTCGATTCCCTGTGTTAGTCTGTTCACCCTGTTGGCCACTACTGAGAAATAGCTCAAGTCGAAGGCCCTATCCATCCAATTCACCGATCCGATCGAGTGTTCGACGAGTCCCTGTCCAGCGAAGGCACACGGCCTCAAAGGATCGCCCCGACCTCCGAGTCGTACTCCACGACGATGCCGTCTATTCCCTTCCTCATGAACTCTAGGGAGAGACACTCGTCTCCCTTGACCATCTTCCTAACTTCGACTTCTCTTCCTTCCATCACTCCGTGGTTTCCCCCAGCTATGAGCTTGTAAGCCTCCCGGTCGGAGAGCGGAACTCCACACTCCGGAGAGTAACATCCACGTGGGAATCCCATTACCGTCGATACCTCTCTAACCATGCTGCACATGTAAGTCATCAATCTTGAGGCGTCACTCGACGAAGTAAGCACGTTAGCGTCAAGTAATTCAAGGGAGTACCGAAGGGTCTCTCGAATCTTTGGGGTGCTCGCTTCGGTGGCTAGGAGGCCCTCATCTAGCCTCCCTCCATCCCTTAACACGCGCGTCGCTGCCTCCACGTCTTCCCTGTTGTAAACCCCTCCCCTGTAGGGGAAGACGAACACCTCGCCCTGCCCGCCGTAACGCGCGACCCTACCTGCCCTCTGAATCAGGGCAGAGGCCGGGGCGGCCTCCGTGACCAGGACGTCGAAGCTTCTATCCAAACCTGCCTCTATAACTTGGGTCGAGATCACGAGTTCACCACCGTCGATTCGACTGAGCCTCTCGGCTCTATCCCTCCCGTTAAGCTTTCCGTGCAGTAGTAGAGGTGAGACCCCTCTCTCCCTGAACTTCCTGTAGGTGTAGATGGCATCCCTCCTGGTGTTGAAGACGAACAGGACCTTCTTTCCCGGTGGAGGGACATAGAACGAGGGATCCTCAATGAAGTGGACGGACAGTTCCCTCCTCACATTGAAGTCTGTTGCCCTCACCTCCTTAAGTTCCACGTATTCACTCAGCAACCTTTTCAGGAAACAAGGCATAGTCGCTGTCATCACGACTACTGGCACTCCAGCGTCGGCCAGGGCCCTGAGGGAGGCGATCGCCGCAGTGAGAGGCCTCCCGTCCTCCGAGAAGAGGTGGAACTCGTCGAACAGGACCACCGAACTATATATCATGGCCCTCGGAAGCTCGAAGTGCGATCCTCCACCTCTCGCTACCTTACCCAACTCGGCCACGGGGAGCTTGAATAGGTTCATGACGAAGGTATCCAAGGTTGTGACGTTAACTTTCCTAAGGAAGTACGGAGAGTCGTTGAAGTCAGTGTCTTGAGCTGCCACTTCCCTCTTGTCGATTCCGAGCTTCTCAGAGTCCCTTCTCAACTTTAAGTAGAGGTCCTGAACCACGCTCCTGAGCGGGAGTACATGTATCACTCTGGCGAAGAGCTCGTTACCATTGACGGCCGCCAAGGATAGGGCCTCAGTAAGCGTCGTCTTCCCGTATCCTGTGGGTGCAAACAAGAGAACGGACTTACCTCCCTCTAGGGCCCTGACGGTCTCCTCTAGGGCTCTCCTGGGCTCGTATTTGAGCCTCCTAAGCGCCTCGTCGTAGGCCTCAACCAAGGACCACGACATCGCCGTTGGCCTCGTAGGCCTCCCTCGCCCTAACCTGGACTTCCACCGACTCGAGGGGAAAAGGCCTGAGGGGGATGAGGTAGTTCACGTCCTTCCCCTCCTCCCCCCACACTACCCCGCCTTCCCAGAAGGTGACCTGCCGCAGAAAAGGCGACTCCTCGTGAGCTAGGTAAGAGGGGAAGTAGAACTTTGTCGTCACTTCCCCCTCTACTCTAGAGGCTTCGCCCAGTTCGACGTCTTCGACGCTGACCAATCCCTCCTTTGAACCGACTCTAACCAAGGACCAACTGAGCTTCTCTAATTGCCCTGTGGAGAGCTGAGAGGAGAGGTACACCACCACCAGTTCTCCAGAGGAGTAAACTTTTCCCGTGGGAACTATCCCGAAGGTGTATTCTCGCTTTGATCTCCTCTCAGGCTTCTGGAAGTAGGATACGACATTCCTGACCACGTCCTCGATGTAGACACCGTACGTACCGTCGCCGAACCTGGCCGCTCCGTAGACTTTCCCATGGAGCTCGGATGCCGGGCTCCCCTTCCCGTCCGGAGTGTAGTCCTTCCCTCTCCACAGGCCGTAAGAGAGGGCGCCCACCAAAGTGGTAGG
Protein-coding regions in this window:
- a CDS encoding HD domain-containing protein, giving the protein MRPCAFAGQGLVEHSIGSVNWMDRAFDLSYFSVVANRVNRLTQGIEAPVDKWWTHELTAILTVLHDVGKAGEGFQSQFDDGCGSQRSSFKLHEIVSAVFLYRNQVKVAGEELRGIRKFWAVMTVINHLNAMRGLHTLNDAQLATLRDKLKLSKYGNTLLQELSNRGFDVGHMRAGDYTIADVQDMVQWLRGLSTRSEGKLYVLFLAPLMIGDNLDSSVARERDETSVLKRRFVRRLMEVVVNDS
- the cas3 gene encoding CRISPR-associated helicase Cas3', with translation MSWSLVEAYDEALRRLKYEPRRALEETVRALEGGKSVLLFAPTGYGKTTLTEALSLAAVNGNELFARVIHVLPLRSVVQDLYLKLRRDSEKLGIDKREVAAQDTDFNDSPYFLRKVNVTTLDTFVMNLFKLPVAELGKVARGGGSHFELPRAMIYSSVVLFDEFHLFSEDGRPLTAAIASLRALADAGVPVVVMTATMPCFLKRLLSEYVELKEVRATDFNVRRELSVHFIEDPSFYVPPPGKKVLFVFNTRRDAIYTYRKFRERGVSPLLLHGKLNGRDRAERLSRIDGGELVISTQVIEAGLDRSFDVLVTEAAPASALIQRAGRVARYGGQGEVFVFPYRGGVYNREDVEAATRVLRDGGRLDEGLLATEASTPKIRETLRYSLELLDANVLTSSSDASRLMTYMCSMVREVSTVMGFPRGCYSPECGVPLSDREAYKLIAGGNHGVMEGREVEVRKMVKGDECLSLEFMRKGIDGIVVEYDSEVGAIL
- the cas5a gene encoding type I-A CRISPR-associated protein Cas5a, whose translation is MMVSLSDKVNYSKVRLKLHWGFSVAVPRASKAKAAFPLPPPTTLVGALSYGLWRGKDYTPDGKGSPASELHGKVYGAARFGDGTYGVYIEDVVRNVVSYFQKPERRSKREYTFGIVPTGKVYSSGELVVVYLSSQLSTGQLEKLSWSLVRVGSKEGLVSVEDVELGEASRVEGEVTTKFYFPSYLAHEESPFLRQVTFWEGGVVWGEEGKDVNYLIPLRPFPLESVEVQVRAREAYEANGDVVVLG